The Oncorhynchus nerka isolate Pitt River linkage group LG3, Oner_Uvic_2.0, whole genome shotgun sequence genome includes the window TTTTGGAAGAACGTACAGGGAGAGAAAAGGGACTGTCTAGGAACGATCCATTTCCTTCGATTATGAAATGTTGCAGATGACGTGACTTTGGCAAGCGTCCCATTTTCAGTAAAGCAGCGGTAATATAAAGGTAATCAATTCTGTCATGTAAACAATGGTTATCTGGAGTAATAACATTGGCCATGGCCGTAAGTCTGTCATGTAAACAATGGTTATCTGGAGTAATAACATTGGCCATGGCCGTAAGTCTGTCATGGATAAATGTCAGGGGAGAGAATAGGGGGTTGCTCATATTTCTATTCCCTGTAGAATATCTAATTTTACACTCCTTCCTGTCTCTcaaccctacctctctctcccccactttccTTCACTGTGtatgtacctctctctcttcctcccagtctctctctctcatctccctgctcTCTGTTGCCCCTATCTATACTTTTGTCTTGCTGTCCAATTTTCTTTTTTAGGAATGAATTTATTTGTGCCTAGATATTGTTTATTCCTGTGTCCATATGTCTGCTGCCACTGTACTGTTGTATCCTTTTTGCCAAGTCATTATTGCAAAATAGAAAGTATTCTCATCTTaataacctacctggttaaataaaggtcatatgttatcagtggtggaaaaagtactcaattgtcatacttgagtaaaagtaaagatgccttaatagaaaatgactcaagaaaaagtgaaagtcacccagtaaaatattactagagtaaaagtctaaaagtatttggttttaaatatactatatattaaatataatagataagtataaaaagtaaatggaattgctaaaatgtaatTAAGTTTCCAAAttaaaagtataaaccatttcaaattccttatattaagcataccagacggcacaattttatttttagatttttattgacggatagccaggggcaggcacactccaacactcagacatcatttacaaaccatacACCAAAAAACATATTTTAGTAAAAAtgtagtatttttacttaagtactttaaacCACTGTATGTTATTGATGATAGTGTTTCCACCAGCTGTACATCTGAAGGTGATTAGCATGCATGGATATAATGTATGTCTGGCTTGGAAGATGAGCCAGATGGTCTGCCTTTACCCGATGTATCACTCTCCCACTGGGGGAAAGTTCTATCTGGGCCTAGGGGGTTGGTGGGAACAGGACCCATTGGTTGTGTAAGGGAAACCTGGGGGTTATAAAAAGGTCCTAGCTATGCCAGACGTTCCATGCCAGGGAGGATGTGGGTATAAATAATAGGCCATGTGGCAGGCATGCtctgaggaaagggggagaggggacccTTCAATCAGAGACCTGTCAGGAAGAGGGGAGGGTCTGTGTGCGCTTTTGAGAGTATGTTTTTATGTATGGAGTGGACCCTCTGTCATTACCATGAATCATTACTTTCAATCATGACAGGACTGTACAAATTTGGTGAaggagcactctctctctctctttctctctctcacacacattttccctaaccttaacccgttaccctgaccctaaccataTATAATTTGCATTTAGAACCCACACTTCAGAGCCCCTTACCTTCCTATATGTCTATTcaaatatgtaggctataattTACCCTCATTATGAaatacattttagtcattcagcagatgctcttatccagagcgacttacaggagaaattagggttaagtgccttgctcaagggcacattgaaatatgtttcacctagtcggctctgggattcaaaccagcaacctttcggttaccggcccaatgctcttaactgctaggctacctgccgcccaacacTATGAACCTTGTACGCATTCGCTTGattttacctccctctctctctttgtctctccctacAGACCTTATGGTGAGCTCACCAACTGCACCTACCTGATTGCCCTGAAGATGGACTGTTTCTGGCCCAACCGGCAGGTGGACGAGTTCTTCATCCGCATCCACAAGCACTACTTCCACGACTGCTCCCTGTCGGGACGGCAGCTGCGTGATCCGCCCAACCATATCCTTGGGCCATTCATTGTGGTGCCCATCCTTGTCACGCTGCTCATGACTGCCCTAGTGGTGTGGAGGAGCAAACGCAGTGAAGGCATTGTGTAACCCAGGCCAACCCCAAGCTCCAGGCCCCCAGCCAGGGGAGAAGAGGTCTAGAAGAGGCCCCCTTCACCCTCCACCCAGGACGGAGACAGGTATACATAACGCTGCTGCTTCTACAGAACAGAcatcatggaccaggcaagggaCTGGGAGGACTATCAAAGCCTGTATCAAGGACAACATTATAGACCATCTATGTTACTGTCACTCTGTTGGGAGTTGACACTGAGCTACAGCCACAGGATATAGGAAAGGACACAGACTACAAGATGAGGATTTATAGAACTACACTGATTATAACCTGCAGGAGGACTTGTTTAAAAATGGAGTGTCTGCTTTCATTACCCTTTATCTGCAAATCCAATCTAGATGGAGAATCACAAGCTGTTAGCCATGAAGGACAGATGGTGTCTGATTGGTTTGAAGGACTTCCTGGGCACATGAGGTAATTTCCTGTGCAGTGAGTTGGGATACTTTGGCACAGCTCCTGAAGTGGACTTTTGACAGTCAGTCACCGATTGGTTGATAGATAGGATGATGCTAGGATGATGCTATCATCTCTGTGCTTTATGGATAATGTCTGTGCACTCTATACTCACCTCATAAACACTGTCTGGATCCAACATCCCCTGTACCTGCACCTGTCCCTATCCTTGCTGCTGTCCCTgccctgtccctgttcctgtctctaacagtCAGAACCAACATATTTCTACAATCACCCTTCAAATCCTTACTTTGGCATTGTGCCAAATCGCTGTAAGTTATCAAAATAATATTAAAAAAATCGAATTTTCCATGAATATGAAAAAGAGATGATTAAAAATGACTGATGTGTGTGAGACAACATACTGTGCAAATGCTGATTAGGGGGGCGTGGTATGATTGCTAGTCAGCCTATTGCAGATCTGGACAAATGATCCACCAACCACTATTATCCCTATGAATGGTTGATACAGGGCAGGAAAGGTCTACCCCCCCCCCTTGCAAATGTTGAATGTGTACAACAAACTTGGATTAAAACAAAGACGTGTCATTGTGAATCAGTTGCTTTGTAAAAACAGTCTCCGGAACTTCGATGACTAGTAAGTCTCTTTTTActcccgctttgggctggatatgtcaatgtgtagttcatacatgcattatctatgagcagaattactgtcttacctcaattagccacggaatccctagtttgaaagcaaaTGTTTTCTGGAAGATGTGTGGAGCCATTTCCCCTACATTTCCCCCCAcgtgggccagccccctagcaattcaAGTTCTAGCCAGTGTGCTTCAGCCCCtcaccatttgagtgacagctgcACAGACAGCAGAGCGAGGGTGAAAGCAATAAcgtggtgcacatatctgcacatatGTGACGCAGTACGCGATTTtcagggaccacttttggctcgtgagTGCTATTTTCAGAACTGCTTGCTAAAAAGTACACAAAGTACAGGAGAATCTAAACAGTGATTTTGTACGATGACTCTTCTCTGTGTAGCCACACTAGGCTTAAGGTTAGTAGATTGTTTAGTAAGTTACTGACAAACTGTCATGTctgtgtaacagcagtgttgaAGATTGGTCCCTTTATTGGGTCCTTAGCAAGGCTAATGGCATCATCACCCGATAGGGACATAACCTTTAAGAGCAGAGTATCCTGCTTATGGAATTTTCTGACATACTCTTTATCTTATTAGTACTGAGAGGTAAATTGTCTGTGTGTCCAGCTGTTTTTCTAATTGCCTTTATATTACCATGGCTGAGACCCGGCTTTGCCGTCTGCAAGACCTGAACTCCCAAAGCCCCCATAGCTACCAGTTTACTCCTATTCACAGGGAAATACTCTCTCATCTCAGCGACCTTTCAACACAGACTTCAAAGCAATTTGATTTGCTTTAAGAGATTTAATAACTTTATTGGTCCTCTGCTCAGCTCCCGTATTCAAAACCCTACCCTTCATTATGAGTCTTGTCAAGCTCGTATGTAGAACATAGTGTACTCTGGGAAACACGGTAAGAGGGTTTAGGGTTTcccaggatgatggtgttgatgtgagacatGACCTGCCTTTCAagtcacttcatggctaccaacatgaatgctacagggcggtagtcatttaggcaggttacctttgctttcttgggcacagggactatggtggtctgcttgaaacatgtaggtattacagactcggtcagggagaggttgaaaatgtcagcgtATGCTcgaagtacacgtcctggtaatccgtctggccctgcgaccttgtgaatgttgaactgtttaaaggtcttgctcacatcgggtatggagagcgtgatcacaaactcatccggaacagctggtgctctcatgcatgcttcagtgttgcttgcctcgaagtgagcataaaaggcatttaactcgtctggtaggtttgtgttaATGGGCCGCTcgcatctgggtttccctttgtagtctgtaatagttttcaagccctgcaaCATCCGACCAGCGTCAGAGCcgatgtagtaggattcaatcttagtcctgtattgaggcTTCGCCTGTTTGATgatgtctgagggcatagcgggatctcttataagcatccggattagtgtcccactccttgaaagtggcagctgtagcctttagctcggtgcgggtgttacctgtaattcatggcttctggttgagatCTGTACACACGGTCACTGTGGGggtgacgtcatcgatgcacttctTGATGAAGCAGGTGACTGAGGTGgcatactcctcaatgccattggatgaatcccggaacatattccagtctgtgctagcaaaacagtcctgtagagtAGCATCCACATCATCTGACGACTTCTgtattgagcaagtcactggGACTTTCTGCTTtagttttgcttgtaagcaggatttactaaatggagggcgagggagaactttgtatgcgtctctgtgtctgGAGTAAAAATGGCCTAGAGTTTTTTTtgtcctctggttgcacatgtgacacgCTGGTAGAAATGAGGAACCTTAGCTGAATTAAACATGACAGATTCTCATGCATATATTATGTAATTTACAACTGATCAATAAAACAAAGAAAGCTTAAGGAAAGGACTATGGGAAGTCCTGTGGGTTGGGATTGAGGTTAGTAGTGTAAATGCAATTACATTTACAGAATGTTAAACAGTGCAGTGTCTCATGACAGAGCTGGTACAGAGCAGACAGGACTGTGGGATTTGAGTGTGCTTTATTTTCCCTGCTTGTGGCGTGTTCCTGGTTTCCCCACAGTAGTTCTGCAACCAGGGCAaacctccatctcttcctctttcctctccatctctccttgttctcttgctctcttctccctctcccccttctctttctcctctcttttccctccctctctctctcctctatctctccctcctctcccttgtctctttctTCATATCTCCCTTAGAGTTTCATGAACTTGTCAGGTCTCCCTTGTTGTGTTAGCCAGAAGGACAAAGTCATAATATCATAATGCCACACACCAGCTACTGTCGTTAGATCACTGAACCAGTTATGAAATCATTAAGAAAGGATAGGTGAGCAATGGAACATATGGTGGTAGGCTATGTCCAGGGTTGGGttggttactttctaaatgtaatccattacagttattagttatctgtccaaaattgtaatcagtaacgtttGGATTactcaaactcagtaacgtaatcagATTACCTTCCCTTTAAGAGGCGCAGGTTAGTTGCTGGCACAGTCacaaaatcagattttaaacctaaacctaaccttaaattaagaccaaaaatattttggttgttttcaattttgactttgcagttgGCCCATCTAGTGGAAATCATCAGTTCTCCCTCAAGGACAAGACTCATCCCCCAAAAAATTTCAATCTGCTTAATAAGAGGCATTAGAAGCAGACAAAAAATGAATATTACTGAACAATTATTGAATGACATCTATTGCAGAATAGATCAATGTTAGaatttacatagctggccataaatGGATGTTGCATTTTACTTTGTGGGTTGGTTTTGTAGGATTATTCTAACCCATTGCTTCCTACTACAGATAATAATACAATTATGATATATCTTTACATAAGAAAAAAAAACAGTCTGTCAGATTTCCAGTCATTTCAATTAATGTAATACCCCTTGATCTGAAAGAATAGTACTCGGAAATATAGATTAATAAATTAGTTTTACTTGAGTATAAAAACTAAGGACTAATTatcctactctgttgtttatgattttgttgtcatggaggactgattgggttCATTGCTTCTTGTTGAAAAATGCTGCTCTCGGGATATCCTGCACTGAGCACTACCCGAAAGTGCTATTtgcatgtaaaaaatgtattccaTATGCTGAATTTCGGACTATTGTTTGCGTTTCTGTTGGTGACACTGATCATTTGAAGCTGTTTAAGTCtatgtaaagtgtgtgtgtttgagcacatGTCGATAGGCCTATggacttttttttttattaaatcagcatgaattagattgaccaataaaagccccacttgtGGTATTCTTAAATGAAACTCGTTTTGACAGTATGGAGCACAATACCACAGAGGAGGTTAGAAGGGAGGAACTTTTATTCCATAGACTGGGATCTGCACTCtgcagctgttgcaaaagcaCATTTTTCCCTGGTTGTCCACTGGCCTGGGGCATACTCATTAtgccgattctgttgcaaaacgtttcttaaacgcaACAAAACGTTTGCTCTGTTTGCTTCCATTTGGTTCTTAAACGGTACACGGTttccgtaatgaatacacccttgGTCGCCAAACCAATTATAATAGGTAGCTTAAACTTCttcaattcaaccattattgggttaaaATAAACATATACATTTGTGAACAGTCATCCACACCAACCACAATCCATAAAACtctaaatagctaaatgagaaagcagcagtgtgattcacatcaatgcgctatgtagcCTAGATATTAATAATAAGTGACATCGGTATCGCCCTTTTaggctacaccactgctgtcatccttacctccaggTAGAGGTCTGTGCAGGACTCCTTTATTCATCCCGTCCCCAACCGCAGCAGTACCAGGCTTTCTGCACGAATCCCACCTGCAAGAACTGGCCAAGAAACCCAACCGCAGTCACACATTGTTATTGTAGCGCATGGGATGACGCAGCTCACTTGCCAGCCTTGGTCGTAGCAATTTTGACAGAGATTCTCACGTGGATCATTATATTAGGCTATAGGTATTACTGCGCCATATCAGCAAATGGGCTAGACAGTTTGGAGACAGCTGAGTTGAAGAGACTTATTCTCTTGAGCTATCTTTTATAGCCTACCGAAgtcagaagtcagggcattcatacttattGCGCTTTGCCGAGCAGcacagagctgttgtgaaggaagttgtcaaggaagtgagttctGTGTTTATATAGGGACCTCCTGCCCTCACCTACCAACAACAAATCATGTCAACGTAGAGCTATACCGAGTCCTCTGCATTACAACATTTGAGATGTACACAGCTACGTGGCATggagctcaatttggcctctgcatgTCTCCAGAGGCACTGCAGTTG containing:
- the LOC115110249 gene encoding receptor activity-modifying protein 1-like, which encodes MASETTPVLSKQVLLWLVVACQSVSVMACGGTYEYAIEEFCLGKFRLDMEELDQHHWCSWEDTVEPYGELTNCTYLIALKMDCFWPNRQVDEFFIRIHKHYFHDCSLSGRQLRDPPNHILGPFIVVPILVTLLMTALVVWRSKRSEGIV